In Lewinellaceae bacterium, a single window of DNA contains:
- a CDS encoding GIY-YIG nuclease family protein produces the protein MYYAYVLKSEAAARHYYGHTAELGKRLKAHNQGKVRSTKAYRPWKLIYHEAFEPKSEAIRREMFFKSIQGYQFLKSEGII, from the coding sequence ATGTATTATGCGTATGTTTTAAAAAGCGAAGCAGCTGCCCGTCATTATTATGGCCACACTGCTGAATTGGGGAAAAGGCTAAAAGCGCATAATCAAGGGAAAGTCAGGTCGACAAAAGCATACAGGCCCTGGAAATTGATTTATCATGAGGCTTTTGAGCCTAAATCTGAAGCCATTCGACGGGAAATGTTCTTTAAATCAATCCAAGGCTACCAATTCCTTAAAAGTGAAGGAATAATATAA
- a CDS encoding alpha/beta hydrolase: protein MTFLVGAHARAFCFLLLCLGTLSACSSTRKIKTENGISEMSMVSLGGSKQWVLIRGEDLDNPILLFLHGGPGVSETPLLRKYNAELEKHFTMVYWDQRGACKSFNRHIPPQSMTLSQMVADAHELIGLLKARFGKPKIFLMGHSWGTILAIPLLQKCPQDFYAFVGIGQAVNVVEEEQLSYQFTLEKAKELKNKKAVRELEQIGKPQEGRYSPPSNIQKQRKWLLRLGGNRFDKKHFRDHVLALLFSREYTVFDLFKCLRGMKFSSRYLGEDERQVNFLKTAPALDVPVIFINGKDDHVTPTATVKQYFDLLKAPDKQLFIFGQSAHSPLFAEAARFNRLIIELLPKYLNNGQ, encoded by the coding sequence TTGACTTTTCTTGTTGGCGCCCACGCCAGGGCGTTTTGCTTTTTATTGCTATGCCTGGGAACGCTATCGGCTTGCAGCAGCACCCGGAAAATAAAAACGGAGAACGGAATCTCGGAAATGAGCATGGTCTCTCTGGGCGGGTCCAAACAATGGGTGCTGATTCGCGGAGAAGACCTGGATAACCCCATCCTGCTGTTTCTGCACGGTGGCCCGGGCGTTTCTGAAACGCCGTTGCTCAGGAAATACAACGCGGAACTGGAAAAGCATTTTACCATGGTGTACTGGGACCAGCGGGGAGCGTGTAAATCTTTCAACCGCCATATTCCTCCCCAATCGATGACCCTGAGCCAAATGGTGGCCGACGCTCATGAACTGATCGGCCTGCTGAAGGCCCGCTTTGGGAAGCCCAAAATATTCCTCATGGGCCATTCCTGGGGGACCATCCTGGCCATCCCCTTGCTCCAAAAATGCCCTCAGGATTTTTACGCCTTTGTGGGTATCGGGCAGGCCGTCAATGTGGTAGAGGAAGAACAATTGTCTTATCAGTTTACCCTTGAAAAGGCAAAGGAGTTGAAAAATAAAAAAGCAGTCAGAGAACTGGAGCAGATCGGGAAACCGCAGGAAGGCCGGTATTCCCCTCCGTCCAACATTCAGAAGCAAAGAAAATGGCTGCTCCGCCTGGGCGGCAACCGCTTCGATAAAAAACACTTCAGAGACCATGTGCTCGCCTTGCTTTTCTCCCGGGAATATACGGTTTTTGACCTGTTCAAATGCCTGAGGGGGATGAAGTTTTCTTCCCGTTACCTTGGGGAAGACGAACGCCAGGTTAATTTCCTGAAGACTGCCCCGGCACTGGATGTCCCGGTTATTTTCATCAACGGGAAGGACGACCACGTCACGCCCACGGCAACCGTGAAACAGTATTTTGACCTACTGAAGGCACCGGACAAACAACTGTTCATCTTCGGCCAATCTGCCCACAGCCCCCTATTCGCCGAAGCAGCGCGGTTTAACCGGTTGATCATCGAACTGCTGCCGAAGTATTTGAATAACGGACAGTGA
- a CDS encoding gliding motility-associated C-terminal domain-containing protein, with product MRLATPLLQKAFVALSLCAFFLFPELASSQAVYVDANSPCTAGCGASWANAYPKLQDALAVTDTGEIWVARGTYRPADCASCTTADREQFFPLKNNVALYGGFAGNETNRTQRDIQANPTILSGDIGTPVDSTDNAYRVVIAEDVDSTAILDGFIIEEGNADGPFGFSFGGGLYIDGTGGAIGNPLIQNCTFRNNYATGGGGIGMEGSGNGTIRAIARNCLFEGNACSLLAASRGAAVFITASVGATVEPQFIGCTFRNNYSGDDGGAIAINVTSTATLNPSFSAVRIDSCLFENNTTEGNFGRGGAIWMLTGSNTESHNVISNSRFLNNSAGGHGGAIFNRASFDLGIADDRIFNCLFSGNRSQEDGGALYFRGSQGATNTGQALNCVFYNNQSVLSGGAVYSTSFSTAEGIAQNQLVNCSFFGNSAMLDGGAVYVDGASGGVNAMEINNSILWGDSAAAGENEIQNNGGTASASYCIIEQGLPANVSDEGNNSFGDPQYANPSAGDLHLLSCSPGIDAGLNAVIPNFLVFDLDGDGRILNSVIDIGAYERGRIFVDKDAVGNNNGRSWQDAFTNLQDALQIAYAGDQVWVAEGIYYPAGCNPCADSDRETAFAPRNGVELYGGFAGVEDDLGQRDYEANPTILSGDIGAQSDSTDNAFRVVLLEAVSAKTIIDGFTIEEGNADGSFGFSFGGGIYIDGAGGRESSPLIRNCAIRNNYATGGGGIGMEGSGNGAIRAEIRNCRLEGNSCSLLASSRGAAVFINGSVGAAIEPQFIGCTFSDNYSGDDGGAIALNVTSTEQLSPSFSAVRIDSCLFENNRTEGQFGRGGALWMLIGSNTESQNVVSNSRFINNVSGGNGGAIFNRASFALGQADDRFINCTFSGNRSQQDGGALYLRGSQNAANTAQAVNCVFYNNQADLNGGAVFSTSFSTEAGINENQLINCSFYGNAAQLEGGAIYIDGTAGSLNELLVKNSIFWENNASSAEKEIFNDGGDLSLSHCIIQNGYNGPGDQDAIQDADPLFLDPGAGNLGLSPCSPAVNAGRNDFLPADAFDLDADLDSMETLDIDLNGDNRMFADTTDLGALEWNGIPMRLDSIGIQPADISCFGLCDGQLLALPVGGEPAYAFLWSTGDTTNAASGLCAGTYMVTVEDGNGCLDSVMAVLQEPEPVVANAGQDRETCMGTAVTLNASATGGDGDYFYSWSDNLGTTASVTATPDGSTFYIVEVTDGSDCIGRDTVLVQVVNTPEPEITGNAIFCDNEGTTLETGTYESYLWSTGDTLNFIIVDTEGTYGVTVTNGQGCSGTAFFEVSPVETPMPQISGQPFFCPGGSTTLDAGEFDNYLWSTGGFTQTVTVNTAGSVTVTVSNEQGCTGQASVQVTERPELMPQVSGDLFLCSGASTTLDAGVYENYLWSTGDTTQSLSVSRSGIFSVTVTDEFGCTGETSVQVDQNPSIIPEINGEFFICPGSSATLDAGAYAGYLWSTGDTTQTIAIDTGGIYTVVVTDAAGCTGQTSELVVQGEAPAPQIGGQLSFCPGSSATLDAGSFESYLWSTGDTIQTISVSSEGAFSVTVTNEEGCAGTATADVVQSENLMPEVSGQRSFCPGASTTLDAGDYDSYLWSTGDTTQTIAASSEGSFSVTVSDGQGCSGEATVQVTQGTEPMPQISGQLSFCPGSSTTLDAGIYDSYLWSAGDTTQTITVSSEGAFSVTVSNAEGCTGETAVQVTQSEELTPQISGTLSFCPGASTTLDAGVYSGYLWSTGDTTQTIAVSSEGNFSVTVSGGQGCTGEAAVQVTQSEEVTPQINGTLSFCPGAATTLDAGNFDSYLWSTGDTTQTIAVSSEGTFSVTVSDGQGCSGEAAAQVMQAAELAPQISGQLFFCPGASTTLDAGNFDSYLWSTADTTQTIAVSAEGTFSVTVTDGQGCSGAAAVEVAQNTGPNATITAASQGVCEGGSLELLASGNGTFRWLDASGTLEVTGPATALVMPEIATVYYLIGSNDCGTDTSSISLSVLPAPEISLGEAPRLRAGESASLLATGADQYEWIPGIYLDCSDCPDPSVTPDSSIAYLVVGINENGCRDTASLFVEVLDKDAPPIDPINTITPNGDGVNDFFVIPELAFYPEHKLSIFNRWGDVVYESRDYQGEWNGTYNGKELPAGTYLYVLVVEVSGEPYVIRKTITVIRE from the coding sequence ATGCGTTTAGCGACTCCCTTACTCCAAAAGGCCTTTGTTGCCTTATCCCTCTGCGCTTTCTTCCTTTTTCCCGAATTGGCCTCCAGCCAGGCCGTATATGTGGACGCCAATTCGCCTTGCACTGCCGGCTGTGGCGCCTCCTGGGCCAATGCCTACCCCAAATTGCAGGATGCGCTGGCCGTCACAGACACTGGAGAGATTTGGGTGGCAAGAGGAACCTACCGCCCGGCCGATTGTGCTTCCTGCACTACTGCCGACCGAGAGCAGTTTTTTCCCCTGAAAAACAACGTAGCCCTTTACGGTGGTTTCGCCGGCAACGAAACCAACAGAACCCAGCGGGATATTCAGGCCAACCCCACCATTCTCAGCGGAGACATCGGAACCCCGGTTGACAGCACCGACAATGCCTACCGGGTGGTCATAGCTGAGGATGTGGACAGCACTGCCATTCTGGACGGATTCATCATCGAAGAAGGCAATGCCGACGGCCCCTTTGGCTTTTCATTTGGCGGCGGGCTTTACATCGACGGAACCGGCGGAGCCATCGGCAACCCTCTTATCCAAAATTGCACCTTCCGGAACAACTACGCCACCGGCGGCGGCGGGATCGGAATGGAAGGCAGCGGCAACGGAACCATACGGGCTATCGCCCGCAACTGCCTGTTCGAAGGCAATGCCTGCTCGCTGCTGGCCGCCAGCCGGGGAGCAGCCGTTTTCATCACTGCCTCTGTGGGCGCCACCGTCGAGCCCCAGTTCATCGGTTGTACGTTCCGCAACAACTACTCCGGCGACGACGGCGGCGCCATCGCCATCAACGTAACCAGCACCGCCACCCTGAACCCTAGTTTTTCCGCTGTGCGCATCGACAGTTGCCTGTTCGAAAACAATACAACGGAGGGGAATTTCGGGCGCGGCGGCGCCATCTGGATGCTCACCGGCTCCAATACCGAATCGCACAACGTAATCAGCAACTCCCGCTTCCTCAACAACAGCGCCGGCGGACACGGCGGCGCCATTTTCAACCGGGCATCCTTCGACCTGGGCATTGCCGACGACCGCATCTTCAACTGCCTTTTCTCCGGCAACCGCAGCCAGGAGGATGGCGGCGCCCTCTACTTCCGGGGCAGCCAGGGCGCAACCAATACCGGCCAGGCCCTCAACTGCGTTTTCTACAACAATCAGTCGGTTCTCAGCGGCGGCGCCGTCTATTCCACCTCTTTCTCCACTGCGGAAGGCATCGCGCAAAACCAACTGGTCAATTGTTCCTTCTTCGGCAACTCCGCGATGCTGGATGGCGGCGCCGTTTACGTCGACGGGGCATCCGGCGGCGTCAATGCCATGGAGATCAACAACTCCATTTTATGGGGAGACAGCGCCGCCGCCGGCGAAAATGAAATTCAAAATAACGGAGGAACGGCCTCCGCCTCCTACTGCATCATCGAACAGGGCCTGCCGGCCAATGTTTCCGACGAAGGCAACAACAGCTTCGGCGACCCGCAGTACGCCAACCCTTCCGCCGGCGACCTCCACCTGTTGTCCTGCTCTCCCGGCATCGATGCCGGCCTCAACGCCGTCATCCCCAACTTCCTGGTTTTCGACCTGGATGGGGACGGCCGCATCCTAAACAGCGTGATTGACATCGGCGCCTACGAAAGGGGCAGGATTTTCGTCGACAAAGATGCCGTCGGCAACAATAATGGCCGCTCCTGGCAGGATGCTTTCACCAATCTTCAGGATGCCCTGCAAATTGCTTATGCGGGCGACCAGGTATGGGTTGCCGAGGGGATTTACTATCCCGCCGGTTGCAATCCCTGCGCTGATAGCGACCGGGAAACGGCCTTCGCCCCCAGGAACGGCGTGGAATTGTACGGCGGTTTCGCCGGGGTGGAAGACGATCTGGGCCAACGCGATTATGAGGCCAACCCTACCATTCTGAGTGGCGATATCGGGGCCCAGTCCGACAGCACCGACAATGCTTTCCGGGTGGTACTGTTGGAGGCCGTCTCCGCCAAAACGATAATTGACGGGTTCACCATCGAAGAAGGCAACGCCGACGGCTCTTTTGGCTTTTCTTTCGGGGGGGGAATCTACATCGACGGCGCCGGCGGCAGGGAGAGCAGCCCGCTCATCCGGAATTGCGCGATCCGCAACAACTACGCCACCGGCGGCGGCGGCATAGGGATGGAAGGCAGCGGCAACGGGGCCATCCGGGCAGAGATTCGCAACTGCCGGCTGGAAGGCAATAGTTGCTCTCTTCTGGCGTCCAGCCGGGGGGCGGCGGTATTCATAAACGGGTCTGTGGGCGCCGCCATCGAGCCGCAGTTCATCGGCTGCACCTTCAGCGACAACTACTCGGGCGACGACGGGGGCGCCATTGCCCTCAACGTAACCAGCACCGAACAGCTCAGCCCCAGCTTTTCCGCCGTGCGCATCGACAGTTGCCTGTTTGAGAACAACCGGACGGAAGGGCAATTCGGCCGCGGCGGCGCCTTGTGGATGCTCATCGGCTCCAACACCGAATCGCAAAACGTGGTCAGCAATTCCCGTTTCATCAATAACGTATCCGGCGGCAATGGGGGCGCTATCTTCAACCGGGCCTCCTTTGCCCTGGGCCAGGCCGATGACCGGTTCATCAATTGCACTTTTTCCGGCAACCGCAGCCAGCAGGACGGCGGCGCCCTCTACCTCCGGGGCAGCCAGAATGCGGCCAATACCGCGCAGGCCGTCAATTGCGTGTTCTACAACAACCAGGCGGACCTCAACGGCGGCGCCGTCTTTTCCACTTCTTTTTCCACCGAAGCCGGCATTAACGAAAACCAGTTGATCAATTGCTCTTTCTACGGCAATGCCGCCCAGTTGGAAGGAGGCGCCATCTACATCGACGGCACCGCCGGCAGCCTCAATGAATTGTTGGTGAAGAACAGCATCTTCTGGGAAAACAACGCTTCCTCGGCCGAAAAAGAAATTTTCAACGATGGAGGCGACCTTTCCCTGTCCCATTGCATCATCCAAAACGGGTACAACGGCCCGGGGGACCAGGATGCCATACAGGATGCCGACCCCTTGTTCCTCGACCCCGGCGCCGGCAACCTCGGCCTTTCGCCCTGTTCCCCGGCCGTCAATGCCGGGCGGAACGACTTTTTGCCCGCCGACGCTTTTGACCTGGATGCCGACCTGGACAGCATGGAAACCCTCGACATCGACCTCAACGGCGACAACCGTATGTTTGCAGACACTACCGACCTCGGCGCCCTGGAGTGGAACGGCATCCCCATGCGTTTGGACTCGATCGGCATTCAGCCGGCTGATATCAGCTGTTTTGGCCTGTGCGACGGCCAGCTCCTGGCACTGCCGGTTGGCGGAGAGCCGGCGTACGCCTTCCTCTGGTCCACAGGCGATACTACCAACGCCGCCAGCGGGCTCTGCGCCGGCACCTATATGGTCACTGTGGAAGACGGCAATGGCTGCCTGGACTCCGTCATGGCCGTCCTGCAAGAGCCGGAACCTGTGGTAGCCAATGCCGGTCAGGACCGGGAAACCTGCATGGGAACTGCCGTTACCCTGAACGCCTCGGCAACCGGCGGCGACGGCGACTATTTTTACTCCTGGAGCGACAACCTGGGCACTACGGCTTCCGTGACCGCCACGCCCGACGGCTCCACGTTCTACATCGTGGAAGTCACTGACGGTTCGGATTGCATTGGAAGGGACACGGTGCTCGTCCAGGTGGTCAACACGCCTGAACCGGAAATCACCGGCAACGCCATCTTTTGCGATAACGAGGGCACAACGCTGGAAACGGGAACTTATGAAAGCTATTTGTGGTCGACCGGCGACACGCTCAATTTTATCATCGTCGATACGGAAGGCACCTACGGGGTCACGGTAACCAATGGGCAGGGATGTTCGGGAACAGCCTTCTTCGAAGTCTCGCCCGTAGAAACCCCCATGCCGCAAATCTCCGGGCAACCCTTCTTCTGCCCCGGCGGTTCAACGACTCTCGATGCCGGGGAATTCGACAATTACCTCTGGTCGACCGGGGGCTTTACCCAAACCGTCACGGTGAATACGGCAGGTTCCGTAACCGTGACCGTCTCCAATGAGCAGGGGTGCACCGGGCAGGCCAGCGTGCAGGTTACCGAAAGGCCGGAGCTTATGCCCCAGGTCAGCGGAGACTTGTTCCTCTGCTCCGGCGCTTCCACCACCCTCGATGCCGGAGTCTATGAAAACTACCTGTGGTCGACCGGAGACACCACGCAATCCCTTTCCGTCAGCCGGAGCGGCATTTTTAGCGTCACAGTTACCGACGAATTTGGCTGCACGGGAGAAACCTCCGTGCAGGTCGATCAGAACCCCTCCATTATACCGGAGATTAACGGCGAGTTCTTTATATGCCCCGGCTCTTCCGCTACCCTCGATGCGGGGGCTTACGCAGGTTACCTCTGGTCGACCGGAGACACCACTCAAACCATTGCCATCGACACCGGAGGAATCTACACGGTGGTGGTTACGGATGCAGCAGGCTGCACCGGGCAAACCTCCGAATTGGTTGTTCAGGGCGAAGCGCCGGCGCCGCAGATCGGCGGGCAGCTCTCCTTCTGCCCGGGCAGCAGCGCCACCCTCGACGCCGGCAGCTTCGAAAGCTACCTCTGGTCGACCGGAGACACCATTCAAACCATCAGCGTCAGCTCGGAGGGCGCCTTCAGCGTTACCGTTACCAATGAGGAAGGCTGCGCCGGAACGGCGACGGCAGATGTCGTGCAGTCAGAAAATCTCATGCCGGAGGTCAGCGGGCAGCGCTCCTTCTGCCCCGGCGCCTCCACCACCCTGGACGCAGGAGATTATGACAGCTACCTTTGGTCGACCGGAGACACCACCCAAACCATTGCGGCCAGCTCCGAAGGCAGCTTCAGCGTCACCGTATCCGACGGGCAGGGCTGCTCCGGAGAGGCCACGGTGCAGGTTACACAGGGCACAGAACCCATGCCGCAGATCAGCGGGCAGCTTTCCTTCTGTCCCGGTTCCTCCACCACCCTCGACGCCGGGATTTATGACAGCTACCTCTGGTCGGCCGGAGATACCACGCAAACCATCACGGTCAGCTCGGAAGGCGCCTTTAGCGTGACGGTGTCCAACGCCGAGGGATGCACCGGGGAAACGGCCGTGCAGGTCACGCAAAGCGAGGAATTGACGCCACAGATCAGCGGAACCCTGTCCTTCTGCCCTGGCGCCTCCACCACCCTCGATGCCGGGGTTTACAGCGGCTACCTGTGGTCGACCGGCGACACGACTCAAACCATCGCTGTCAGCTCAGAAGGAAACTTCAGCGTTACGGTTTCCGGCGGACAGGGGTGCACTGGGGAAGCGGCCGTGCAGGTCACGCAGAGCGAGGAGGTGACGCCACAGATCAACGGAACGCTGTCTTTCTGCCCTGGCGCTGCTACAACCCTCGACGCCGGAAACTTCGACAGCTACCTCTGGTCGACCGGAGACACCACCCAGACCATTGCCGTGAGTTCGGAGGGCACCTTCAGCGTCACCGTATCCGACGGGCAGGGATGCTCCGGGGAGGCAGCCGCGCAGGTCATGCAGGCGGCAGAGTTGGCGCCACAGATCAGCGGGCAGCTCTTCTTCTGCCCCGGCGCCAGCACTACCCTCGACGCCGGGAACTTCGACAGCTACCTGTGGTCGACCGCAGACACCACCCAAACCATTGCCGTTAGCGCTGAGGGCACCTTCAGCGTCACCGTAACCGACGGGCAGGGGTGCTCCGGAGCAGCAGCAGTGGAGGTGGCTCAGAACACGGGGCCCAATGCCACGATCACGGCTGCCTCCCAGGGCGTATGCGAAGGGGGAAGCCTTGAGTTGTTGGCCAGCGGAAACGGCACCTTCCGTTGGCTGGATGCTTCAGGCACCCTGGAGGTTACCGGCCCGGCCACCGCTTTGGTGATGCCGGAAATTGCTACCGTCTACTACCTTATCGGGTCGAACGACTGTGGCACGGACACTTCCAGCATCTCCCTTTCCGTCCTTCCGGCGCCGGAAATCAGCCTCGGCGAGGCGCCGAGGTTGAGGGCAGGGGAATCGGCTTCTCTTCTGGCAACCGGAGCGGATCAATACGAATGGATACCCGGGATTTACCTGGATTGCAGCGACTGCCCGGATCCCTCTGTGACGCCCGATTCCTCCATTGCTTACCTGGTGGTCGGCATCAATGAAAATGGCTGCCGGGATACGGCCAGCCTGTTCGTTGAGGTTCTGGATAAGGACGCGCCCCCGATCGACCCCATCAACACGATCACGCCCAACGGAGATGGCGTCAACGATTTCTTTGTCATTCCGGAACTGGCATTTTACCCGGAACACAAGCTGTCCATCTTCAACCGCTGGGGCGATGTCGTTTACGAGTCGCGGGATTATCAGGGCGAGTGGAACGGCACCTACAATGGCAAAGAGCTGCCGGCCGGCACCTACCTCTATGTTTTAGTGGTGGAGGTGTCGGGAGAGCCTTATGTCATTCGGAAAACCATTACCGTTATTCGGGAATAG
- a CDS encoding agmatine deiminase family protein, translating to MKRRLPAEWEPQSAIQFTFPHANSDWADSLDEAVSCFVECIETVSRFEKVLVVCRNREEVAAHLRNAVQENLILAECPSNDTWARDHGAITVEEDGQLALLDFMFTGWGLKFPAFHDNLITGRLHEKGVFGQLPLRRPGLALEGGGIETDGQGTLLTTAECLLSLNRNPHLSQAELEARLTEWLGVDRFLWLRHGYLAGDDTDSHIDTLARMCPNDAIAYVRCDDPNDEHYAALRAMEAELQAFRTREGKPYTLAPLPWPEACYAADGHRLPATYANFLIINGAVLMPIYGLPQDEKALEAIAPCFPDREIIGVNCRPLIEQHGSLHCISMQYPEGVI from the coding sequence ATAAAAAGACGGCTGCCTGCCGAATGGGAGCCCCAGAGCGCCATCCAGTTCACCTTCCCCCATGCTAATAGCGACTGGGCGGACAGCCTGGACGAGGCCGTCTCCTGTTTTGTGGAATGCATCGAAACGGTTAGCCGGTTTGAAAAGGTGCTGGTGGTGTGCCGCAACCGGGAAGAAGTGGCGGCGCACCTCAGGAATGCCGTACAGGAGAACCTCATCCTGGCCGAATGCCCCAGCAACGACACCTGGGCGCGCGACCACGGCGCCATCACCGTGGAGGAAGACGGGCAACTGGCGCTGCTCGACTTTATGTTCACCGGCTGGGGGTTGAAATTTCCGGCTTTTCACGACAACCTCATCACCGGGCGCCTGCACGAAAAAGGGGTATTCGGGCAACTGCCGCTGCGCCGGCCCGGGCTGGCCCTGGAGGGCGGCGGCATAGAAACCGACGGGCAGGGCACCCTGCTGACAACCGCCGAATGCCTGCTCTCCCTCAACCGCAACCCCCACCTCAGCCAGGCAGAACTGGAGGCCAGGCTCACAGAATGGCTGGGGGTGGATCGATTCCTCTGGCTGCGCCACGGCTACCTGGCCGGCGATGATACGGATTCCCACATCGATACCCTGGCGCGGATGTGCCCGAACGATGCCATCGCCTACGTCCGTTGTGATGACCCGAACGATGAGCACTACGCCGCCCTCCGGGCCATGGAAGCGGAACTCCAGGCCTTCCGCACCCGGGAGGGAAAACCTTACACCCTCGCTCCCCTACCCTGGCCTGAGGCCTGCTATGCCGCCGACGGCCACCGCCTGCCGGCTACCTACGCCAATTTCCTGATCATCAACGGGGCTGTGCTGATGCCCATTTACGGCCTGCCTCAGGATGAGAAAGCGCTGGAAGCCATAGCCCCCTGCTTTCCGGATCGCGAAATTATCGGGGTCAACTGCCGGCCTCTGATCGAACAACATGGGTCCTTGCATTGTATCAGCATGCAGTACCCGGAGGGGGTAATATAG
- a CDS encoding META domain-containing protein — protein sequence MSLFKTTFGSLFLLLLLTACPRETMPDQSLEDSSWVLLKFSIEDGTIQEPQGEKPITLKFAADQASGSAGCNSYFAAYQYEAKSGQLHFNGIGATEMYCMGLMEQEQQYLGLLEQAQSYAIRPGQLEISSQGGKLLFEKEEGKHQGQ from the coding sequence ATGTCCTTATTTAAAACCACATTTGGCAGCCTCTTCCTACTCCTGCTCCTCACCGCCTGCCCCCGGGAAACCATGCCGGATCAATCCCTGGAAGACAGCAGTTGGGTGTTGCTCAAATTCAGCATCGAGGACGGCACCATCCAGGAACCCCAGGGAGAAAAGCCCATTACCCTGAAGTTTGCCGCAGATCAGGCATCCGGATCCGCCGGCTGCAACTCCTACTTTGCTGCCTACCAATACGAAGCCAAATCCGGGCAACTCCACTTTAACGGCATCGGCGCCACCGAAATGTACTGCATGGGGCTGATGGAACAGGAACAACAATACCTCGGCCTGCTGGAACAGGCACAGTCCTATGCCATCCGGCCCGGCCAGTTGGAAATCAGCAGCCAGGGCGGGAAATTGTTGTTTGAGAAAGAGGAAGGCAAGCATCAGGGGCAGTAG
- a CDS encoding carbon-nitrogen hydrolase — translation MTKLKIGLVQQANTDNRRANVENSIAGIRECAGKGAQLVVLQELHAGIYFCQAEDTQKFEMAEPIPGPSTEEFGKIAKELGIVLVTSLFERRAPGIYHNTAVVLERDGTIAGKYRKMHIPDDPAYYEKFYFTPGDIGFQPIDTSVGRLGVLVCWDQWYPEAARLMALAGAELLIYPTAIGYESTDPQAEKGRQSGAWQSIQRGHAVANGLPLIAVNRTGYEPDWSEVTGGIQFWGQSFVAGPQGEILYQAPADEEVNAVVEIDKQRTEEVRRIWPFFRDRRIDAYEGLLKRYID, via the coding sequence ATGACCAAACTCAAAATAGGCCTCGTCCAGCAGGCTAACACTGACAACCGCCGCGCCAACGTAGAAAATAGCATCGCCGGCATCCGCGAATGCGCCGGAAAGGGCGCGCAACTGGTCGTTTTGCAGGAACTGCACGCCGGCATCTACTTCTGCCAGGCGGAAGACACCCAAAAGTTCGAAATGGCGGAACCCATCCCCGGGCCTTCGACCGAGGAATTCGGCAAGATCGCGAAAGAGCTGGGCATTGTCCTGGTGACGAGCCTGTTCGAGCGCCGGGCGCCCGGCATTTACCACAATACCGCCGTAGTGCTGGAGCGCGACGGAACCATCGCCGGCAAATACCGCAAGATGCACATCCCGGACGACCCTGCCTATTACGAGAAATTCTACTTCACGCCCGGCGACATCGGCTTTCAGCCCATCGACACTTCCGTCGGCCGGCTGGGCGTATTGGTCTGCTGGGACCAGTGGTACCCCGAAGCGGCCCGACTGATGGCCCTGGCCGGGGCGGAGCTGCTGATCTACCCCACCGCCATCGGCTACGAAAGCACCGACCCGCAGGCGGAGAAAGGCCGGCAGTCCGGCGCCTGGCAGTCCATCCAGCGGGGGCACGCGGTGGCCAACGGCCTTCCGCTGATCGCCGTCAACCGCACCGGCTACGAGCCCGACTGGAGCGAAGTGACCGGCGGCATTCAGTTCTGGGGCCAGAGCTTCGTGGCCGGCCCGCAGGGAGAAATCCTCTACCAGGCGCCCGCCGATGAGGAGGTGAATGCCGTGGTGGAGATCGACAAGCAACGGACCGAAGAGGTGCGCCGCATCTGGCCTTTCTTCCGCGACCGGCGCATCGACGCCTACGAGGGACTGCTGAAACGGTACATTGACTAA
- a CDS encoding VCBS repeat-containing protein — translation MARLLPFLLLFAAIQTAWSQAQFTERSIAAGLSFTYEEMLLMGGGAAAFDFDNDGDEDLYVVGGGRHDVLFENDGTGNFTDVSEEFRLLFYRYRPEPIF, via the coding sequence ATGGCCAGATTACTACCCTTCCTGTTGTTGTTCGCCGCTATTCAAACTGCGTGGTCACAGGCGCAATTCACTGAGCGTTCCATCGCCGCAGGCTTGAGTTTCACGTATGAAGAAATGCTCCTGATGGGCGGCGGCGCTGCCGCTTTCGACTTCGACAACGACGGCGACGAAGACCTCTACGTGGTGGGGGGCGGCAGGCACGATGTGTTGTTTGAAAATGATGGCACGGGCAATTTCACCGATGTCAGCGAGGAATTTCGATTATTATTTTACCGATATCGCCCGGAACCAATTTTTTGA